CGACCATCGATGTGAGTGTTTGAGAAGTTCAGATGTTTCTTGTTTCAGATTATCCTTCTGATGACGGGCTCCTCAATCTGCACTCTTGGTTTGATTCTTGTATACATAATCCTCGCTCTGTATTGATTGAATTGATTGGAAATAGGCAATCAACAAGAAGATAATGTCGATGGACTTCTGCACGCTAGAAATAAAAGCGGTGCACAGCCAGGACTCTTTTGGTGGTGGGATGATGGTCCTAGTGACCGGGTTTCTCACCAGGGTGGACAATGTCAAGAGGGATTTCGTCCAGTCCTTCTTCCTGGCTCCCCAGGAAAGGGGATATTACGTCCTGAACGACATACTTATGCATGCTGGAAAAGTCACTCCTCGATTGGAGAACAAGGGCTTGACGAATGGTGTTAGCTCACCTGTTGTGCCCGAGCATGGTTTCTTTCGTGAATACTAGTTGAATTGTcatgtatattttttgaaattaatcGGTTGGCTTGTTAAGTATTGATTCTGATCGGAATATTCCCTTCCAGGACAAGAAGAAAATGTCTCAGTGCCCATTGTCAAAGCGAGTGGAGTCTGTAATCCTCGGAGCAATGGGGAGAGCTGGAATTTGCAGGAGGAAGAACCAGGTAATGAGGTCGTTGATGAAGTTTCAGATTGTTTTCAGGCTGTGGGGGTTAAATCAAAAGATACGAGCGTTCAACAGGAAATGGCCAAGAAAACATACGCTTCagctgtaagtgttttatcttgaaatgTTGCAATGTTTTTTAGTTGATGGACGTTTGTCTTTTATGTTATGCTATTTTTGGTGGCATGCAATATTTAAAGTCAGAGGCTATAGTGCGGGTTCTTGTTTAAGATGTAATTGATTTCTTTTCATGAACTGAGTAAAGAAAAGTAGGATTGATGATACAAGTGAAGTATAAAAATCATTATTAAGCTACTGTTATGTTGAAAACTTTGATATCAagatctaaaatcaaataataatatatttattttatgatgaGTACCTTTCGATGTCATTCAGAAAGCTTTTATCTGATTTACAAGCATACCATCGTTGGATCCAAAATTTATAGTGATGTCGATCTCTAAGAAGAATTAGACtcgttttcttctttcttcttatccTTCACATGACTGTTATTAACGATGGATTAGGGACAAAGATATGatgagagaagatctataatctctaTAAGTAATTATGAGGGTTCCTCCCATCAAGACCATCTCCTGAGGAATCATATCATAATTGGATTTTCTTTCTATTGGTCGATAATcgtaatcagaatccaattaatTTACTTTTTAGAAATgtttatgattggattctgattactaTTATCGACCAATAGAAAGGAAGTCTAATCATGATAGAATTCCTTACGAGATGATCTTGATGGGAGAGACTCTTATAATTAGTTCTCATACACCCTATAAATAGACAGAACCTCTTAGGGACTAAACACACAATATGTACATAAGTGGATAAGATGGGATGAGGATACGTATTATTATTAAGAAATTACAAATATTCTCTCATCTCCCCTTAGTCACGTGAACTAATCAATGAGAGAGTACAAATATTTTCTCATCATCTCTTTGTCCTTAATCTATCATTCATAACGGTCATGTGAAAGATAGGAAGAAAGGAGAATACGAGTCTAGTTCTCTTTACAGATCGATATTGATGTAGCTTTCGGATCCAACGACAGtatgctcgtaaataagataaaaGCTTTTTTAATGGTATCAAAAAGTATGCATCGTAAAATAGATCTATTGTTATTTGTTTTTAGATTTTGACCAAGGTCCGCAATgccataccgtaccggagtttcgacttgggctcggtatcggtacggtacggtataccgagcggtacacccaggtgtaccgctcagtatatttaagcgtgccgagcactgtagcactgcagcactgctacagtgctacaatgttgctacagtgtcggaacggtaacagacggtccgcgtatcggaagcctgtcggaccggtacgtaccgcccgtaccgggtggtacggtccggtactgcagaccatgatTTTGACATTAAAGTTTTTTGCATAACAATagtataatgatgatttttatgcttacaacaaATGCTAAGAGAGAAGCAGCATGCCCAATGCAGAAGAAATGATCTTTTAAATTAAATGTACATTTAAAAAAATCTGAAAACCCCTCTGTTGAATAAATTATAAACCTATGATTACGTTATtactttttattaaaaaaatgaaattgAGGACCTGAAAAATAACCTCTAAGGTTATGCAATGGAACATATGTAGGACATGAGAGCTCGTCTCCAGAAGACTTTGTTGCACAAGTATTGGTCATATATGCTTGTAGTTAGGTCTTTGACTTATTATACACCTGTGTTATCTACTTACTGTCATGTTATACAAACATCTTGAAATTCAATGAGAACTTGAAGTGATCTAAACATCTTGATAGGTattctctcttctaatgaaacacATACTGCCCATCTGTGTCCACAAAGGTGCTTACTGTTTTTAAGAATATATTACATTATTGATCGCTAAAATGGTTTGTTTGAAGGAATTCCTTGAATGCAAGAAATACTTCTAGTCACGTTGACATTCCCTATGGTTGCTAAACTTTGAAAAGACATGTCCTCGACTTATTCGATCAATGTTCTTTTTATGTTTAGTTTGGTGAGAAGTTTCATATAGATACATGTTTCCACCATCTCAAAACAATTTTTAGTCCAAagattgaaatatcatattccAGCACGTTGATTGTATGATAGAAATTCAGTATGTCTTGGTGGACACAGGTGAAAGCTAAGAAAGACCTTCCTTGGGTTTCAGTGGTGAAAACAGAACAACATCCAATCTCTGCTCCTCCAGCATCTAATGGGCCTACTTTCAGTTCTAGTGCTTCCAGATGGCAGAATATTCAGATGGCAGAATGTAACAGTGATTTTTTCATCAAGATCTTTTTCTATTTCTAGCTTTATAGAGATAATTGTTTAAAAATTGTTCACTCTAATAAATTCAGCTGATGGTCATTCCATATATGTGAAAAATTTACCTTTGGATGCAACACATGCTCTACTTGAGGAGGAGTTCAAGAGATTTGGTCCTATCAAGGCTGGTGGCATACAAGTTAAAGGCAACAAGGTTGTTTTTGGTTATTCAATGACTTATTGTTTTTTGAGGATACCTATCATTCTATgtttctcatcatctaataataaacATTTTAAATTGAAGCTACAAAGCACTTGTTTTGGTTTTGTGGAGTTCAAGTTGGCTGGTGCTGTCCGGTGTGCAATAGAGGTCAGTTTCATTTACTCTTATCAACATAACTTCTTTTACATTGCATCTTTAATTTGTTTCTGATGGCGTTTGAGTATACATAGCTCATGTTGTTGATGCTACATTTTCATTTCTGATTCTTCGGAATGCTGTtctatttttcatttattataatGCTGCagcatactacattatttatatttttctactctttttttttttttgcttttcttcaTTATTTCTCAGTCACTTTGACAGAGCACAGTCTACTGTTCCATAGGGTTGTTGCTATATGCAAATAGCCAAGTGAGGACATAGAACTTATGGGATGTTGGTATTCACGTGGATGCCTGAATTACAAATGAAAAAAGAGAAGGATAGTAGAAAATAGAAGAGAATATGAGTTTCTTTGACCTCCTAAAAGATCACAGTGATGGGAGCCATATGTTTTCGGTTGCTTCCATTGTCCAACTAGAGTTAGCTTTTTGAGCCTAGGTGTAGAATGACTGCATCCCGTGTGTCCACCGAAATGAATGGAGTTTAGATGTGCAGATTCAAAATCCCATTTAATGAGGAAACTTGGGACCCCCAGAAGAACTTAACTAGTAGTCTTTCAAGCACTTCTTCCTCACATTCCATCATCGTAGCTATTTGTTATGCCAAAATTAAATGCTAGTTCGGTATTGACCCTCGCATGGTTTATGATTCAAAGTCAGATGgtatttataaatttaatatcATCAAATAGTATTTGCTACTTTCATGAGATTTTATAGCACTGGTACTTAGTTTTTGGAGTCTCAATTCCTGACTGAATCAACAACTAGGCTATTTATGGTATTCTATGTGATTCATTTTAAAATTCTATATAAACACAATATATGATAGATTTTTGGACTTGATATTTGCTTTACATTCATGGAAGCTACTAGTACATTTTCTACTGTAATTTTACACACTTTGTTATTGTATCTTCTAAATCCAATTATGTGGATTTATACGTagtaaaaagatgaaattgaaagatTTTGCTGAAATTCTTCATTTAAAAATTTTCTGAAAAACTAATTTACTTTATATGGAATTCTGTCTATAGATTAAGCATACTCCCACATTCACAAATTACAAGAACCTTCTTTGGATGACACCATTGAGACCATAGACTTCCATGTATGATTAGATATTGTCTCCATGAAAATTCAAGTACAGAATGCTTTTCAAAAACCATCATAACAAAAAGATAAAAGCAGATAAGGTTACATGAAGCTGGTCAAATTAAACAATTGTCAGGTGAGTCCCATCTAGTGCTTTTGATTATTAGCATCTTTTATGTTGATTAATTGTTAATATTTCAGGCTTCTCCCATACTTATAGCTGGCCGTCGAGTCTATATCGAGGAAAAGAGAATATTTGGTTCAGGAGGCAAGTCTGATATAACTCTTTATACGCATATTTGCATACGATAGACTATGTTCGTAATTGTTTTATTTATCGAAGATAACTGTTTGACATTATATCACttgaggaaaaaaagaagaataaactGATGAATTTGAACTAACCGTAAATGACTTTATTTCTTACAATGTCAATGCAGCAAGCAGATTAACCAATTAGGTACCCAACCTAGTGAATACAAAGCAAATTATTGCCAAAGACTTTCACCACTAGGCTCACAAAAGACAGCATCATGCATGCACTTCCTTTTCCAAGGAAACCGGAAACTTTCATGGTCATCCATCATATTGTGCTCACTGTTAGTGTTCTGCAGTTAATAACAGAGGAAGATTCCCCCTCGGTGAAGGGGGTGGGCACCAAAAAGATGGAATTAGCGAGAGGTTCCATAACAGATGAGATCTTGTAGGCAGCGTCGGAAACAGGAGAGACTCTTCAAATGGAGTCGATAACGGATCATGGAGAGTTGATCAAATTGACCCAAATGATGGCCAGGGAAGCCATTACGGATCCAACATCAGTTAAAACTAATGAGCTTTTTTCATCAGGCCCCCTAATCAGTTGGATAATCCAAAGTCATTACAAGGTTTTTAAACTACAAGGTTCATTTTGTTTGGATCTTTGAACATATTTTTGCCACTCCTAAGCAACTAATTTTCTCGTGGCTACCATTTATATTAGTCTTTCAATTTGGTTCTGTTCTCTTCTGCTAGTTTTCCCTCAAAATTTTCTTTGGCAGTGGAAATCTTAAATTTAAGTTTATAGTGCATGTGCATCTTTCATTCAGAATCAATGTTTCCTTTGTTGGCATGTTGTCGTTTGTATTTGAAGTGTTCGATTTGCAACGCATGGGATGGAAATCTCATCCCACTTGCTAGTTTTCATTCATACTAATGATCTGAAAAGTGAGATTCATGCTTTCTTTTGCACATTTTGAGGAAtatatatgaaagaaaaaaatgaaaaactaaTGATGAACACTCACAAGGTTCCAAGGATTTATCGGAAATAAGCCAAATGAGTAGGCTCATTCCCAATATTCCTCGACATAAAAATCACAATCTTTTCTTGTGGCATGCTGCTGTTAATTGAAATAAGTATTCCTTCGATACCTGCTTTGACTATGGCAACCGTCCCAGAAATCCATATTCTTTTATACGACGTAGATTGTTTGGTTGGAACGAACTTATGAGGTTTATAACTGGTTGTTATATAACTGGGTAATTAGGTCAAGTTCTACTTCTAATTAAATTGAAATATCCAGGAAACAAGATAATATTTCTACAT
This genomic stretch from Musa acuminata AAA Group cultivar baxijiao chromosome BXJ3-9, Cavendish_Baxijiao_AAA, whole genome shotgun sequence harbors:
- the LOC103997211 gene encoding nuclear transport factor 2 encodes the protein MEAQPSTPAESLYYAQRVGETFVNRYYHFLRNSPELVHRFYQESSRLGRADDHGNVTSITTIDAINKKIMSMDFCTLEIKAVHSQDSFGGGMMVLVTGFLTRVDNVKRDFVQSFFLAPQERGYYVLNDILMHAGKVTPRLENKGLTNGVSSPVVPEHGQEENVSVPIVKASGVCNPRSNGESWNLQEEEPGNEVVDEVSDCFQAVGVKSKDTSVQQEMAKKTYASAVKAKKDLPWVSVVKTEQHPISAPPASNGPTFSSSASRWQNIQMAESDGHSIYVKNLPLDATHALLEEEFKRFGPIKAGGIQVKGNKLQSTCFGFVEFKLAGAVRCAIEASPILIAGRRVYIEEKRIFGSGVNNRGRFPLGEGGGHQKDGISERFHNR